In Caldicellulosiruptor obsidiansis OB47, a single window of DNA contains:
- a CDS encoding QueT transporter family protein has translation MGRQGKGNKVNKKIKIDNKVIARAALIAALYFVLTAFLPAISYGPVQIRISEALTLLPALMPVSATLGLFAGCLLANLYGMAMSITGIYDVIFGSLATLVAALLTTRIKKKPFLPLPTIIVNAVVVSAYIWQYFIGSLKIEWLKNLSPIIRYLFTIVSIGMGEAIATYFLGLPLFLALEKQLKGKKLL, from the coding sequence ATGGGAAGGCAGGGAAAAGGAAACAAAGTGAATAAGAAAATTAAGATTGACAATAAAGTAATTGCACGGGCTGCTCTGATTGCAGCGCTATATTTTGTTTTAACTGCATTTTTACCGGCTATATCGTATGGACCAGTGCAGATAAGAATATCAGAGGCTCTTACTCTTCTCCCTGCCCTGATGCCAGTTTCGGCTACGTTGGGTTTATTTGCTGGATGTTTGCTGGCAAACTTGTATGGTATGGCAATGAGCATCACAGGAATATATGACGTAATTTTTGGTTCTCTTGCAACACTGGTAGCGGCGCTACTTACAACAAGGATAAAGAAAAAACCTTTTTTACCTCTGCCAACTATTATAGTAAATGCTGTGGTTGTATCAGCTTATATATGGCAGTATTTTATAGGCAGCTTGAAAATTGAGTGGTTGAAAAATCTAAGTCCAATTATCAGGTATCTTTTTACAATAGTGTCTATTGGAATGGGAGAGGCAATTGCCACATACTTCTTAGGTCTGCCTTTATTTTTAGCACTTGAAAAACAGCTAAAAGGCAAAAAACTTTTATAA
- a CDS encoding inorganic phosphate transporter yields the protein MHNIPLDLLLIIILALTFDFINGFHDTANAIATSVSTRVLTPRTAIFMSAVFNFFGAMINTEVAKTIGHGIVDPRFVTQNLILAAVIAAIVWDLITWWWGIPSSSSHAIIGGLVGAAIAATKSLADINWAGFVKKIVLPLIVSPILGFVFGYLFMMVLYIVFAKVHPTIINRYFSKLQILSAMWMAYSHGSNDAQKSMGIITMALVGSGILNEFVVPDWVKFACALAMALGTSVGGWRIIKTMGIKIIKLAPINGFAAETGAALTIQFATHIGAPVSTTHVISSSIMGVGACKKFSAVRWGIARNIVIAWVLTIPMCAILGAIISILINWIA from the coding sequence ATGCATAACATACCACTGGACCTACTTTTAATAATCATTTTAGCGCTGACTTTTGATTTTATAAATGGGTTTCATGATACAGCAAATGCTATTGCAACCTCAGTTTCAACAAGAGTTTTAACACCACGTACTGCCATATTTATGTCAGCAGTATTTAACTTCTTTGGTGCAATGATAAACACAGAGGTTGCTAAAACCATTGGTCATGGAATTGTTGACCCGAGATTTGTTACACAAAATCTTATACTTGCGGCTGTAATTGCAGCAATTGTTTGGGACCTGATTACATGGTGGTGGGGAATACCTTCTTCTTCATCACATGCAATAATTGGCGGTCTTGTAGGCGCTGCAATTGCTGCAACAAAATCACTTGCCGATATAAACTGGGCAGGATTTGTCAAAAAGATTGTTCTTCCTCTTATTGTATCTCCTATCTTAGGTTTTGTATTTGGATATTTATTTATGATGGTTCTTTACATAGTGTTTGCCAAAGTACATCCAACCATAATTAATAGATATTTTTCAAAGCTTCAAATACTATCTGCAATGTGGATGGCATACAGTCATGGCTCAAACGATGCTCAAAAATCCATGGGAATAATAACCATGGCACTGGTAGGAAGTGGAATTTTAAATGAGTTTGTTGTACCTGACTGGGTTAAATTTGCCTGTGCTCTTGCCATGGCTCTCGGTACATCCGTAGGTGGCTGGCGAATAATTAAAACAATGGGAATAAAGATAATAAAACTTGCACCAATAAACGGCTTTGCAGCAGAGACTGGTGCAGCACTAACAATTCAGTTTGCAACTCATATAGGTGCACCAGTTTCCACAACCCATGTCATCTCGTCCTCTATTATGGGAGTAGGTGCATGTAAAAAGTTTTCAGCCGTTAGATGGGGAATTGCGAGAAATATCGTTATTGCATGGGTTTTGACTATCCCAATGTGTGCTATTTTAGGAGCTATTATTTCTATCTTAATTAATTGGATAGCATAG
- the fsa gene encoding fructose-6-phosphate aldolase produces MKLFIDTANVNEIREAHSWGIICGVTTNPSLIAKEGRDFKEVVNEICSIVDGPISAEVISLKAEGMIEEAKDLAKIHKNIVIKIPMTAEGLKAVSVLSKEGIKTNVTLIFSAAQALLAAKAGATYVSPFVGRLDDIGQNGIELIKEIVQIFKNYPDIKTEIIAASIRHPIHVIEAAKAGAHIATVPFKVLEQMTKHALTDVGIERFLKDWEKVPKKS; encoded by the coding sequence ATGAAACTTTTTATTGATACTGCAAATGTGAATGAGATAAGGGAAGCTCATTCGTGGGGAATAATATGTGGTGTTACCACAAATCCATCTTTGATTGCGAAAGAGGGCAGAGATTTTAAAGAAGTAGTCAATGAGATTTGTTCTATTGTGGACGGTCCAATCTCTGCAGAGGTAATTTCTCTTAAAGCAGAAGGTATGATTGAGGAAGCGAAAGATTTAGCAAAGATTCATAAAAATATAGTGATTAAAATACCAATGACTGCAGAAGGGTTAAAGGCTGTATCTGTTCTTTCAAAAGAAGGTATTAAGACAAATGTAACCCTTATCTTCTCAGCAGCTCAAGCACTTTTAGCGGCAAAAGCGGGTGCAACTTATGTATCACCATTTGTGGGAAGACTTGACGATATTGGCCAAAATGGTATAGAGCTTATAAAGGAGATTGTACAAATATTCAAGAATTATCCTGATATTAAAACAGAGATAATTGCAGCAAGTATAAGACATCCTATACATGTCATTGAAGCTGCAAAAGCAGGTGCTCATATAGCAACAGTACCATTTAAGGTTTTAGAGCAGATGACAAAACATGCTCTGACTGATGTTGGTATCGAGAGATTCTTGAAAGACTGGGAGAAGGTGCCTAAGAAAAGTTAA
- the phoU gene encoding phosphate signaling complex protein PhoU, translating to MTRPTFENELKEIHLDILKMGAMAEEAIDKAILALKTKDVELAQRIIDNDDKIDELTEEIEKKCAIVIATQQPLASDLRLIITAMRIATDIERIADHAEDISQITLKLAKEDYVKPLIDIPKMAEITRSMLKDALDSYVNSDIELAKSVVKRDDLVDTMYQNLIDELEQIMKENSAAVSQCIQFLLVIKYLERIADHSTNIAEWVVYKITGMHKHEWEGREKETK from the coding sequence ATGACAAGACCGACATTTGAAAATGAGCTTAAAGAAATCCATCTTGATATTCTCAAGATGGGAGCTATGGCCGAAGAGGCTATTGACAAAGCAATTTTGGCACTTAAGACAAAAGATGTTGAACTTGCACAAAGAATAATAGACAATGATGATAAGATTGATGAGCTTACCGAAGAGATAGAGAAAAAATGTGCTATTGTGATTGCGACCCAGCAGCCGCTTGCAAGTGATTTAAGACTTATTATAACTGCAATGAGAATTGCAACAGATATTGAGAGGATTGCTGACCATGCAGAGGATATTTCTCAGATAACACTCAAGCTTGCAAAAGAGGATTATGTAAAACCTTTAATTGACATTCCTAAAATGGCTGAAATCACTCGTTCGATGTTGAAAGATGCGTTAGACTCGTATGTAAATTCTGATATAGAACTTGCAAAATCTGTTGTCAAGCGTGACGATTTGGTTGACACAATGTATCAAAACCTTATTGATGAGCTTGAGCAAATAATGAAAGAAAATTCGGCAGCAGTTTCTCAGTGTATCCAGTTCTTGTTGGTTATTAAATACTTAGAGAGAATTGCAGACCATTCTACCAACATAGCCGAATGGGTTGTGTATAAGATAACAGGTATGCACAAGCATGAATGGGAAGGCAGGGAAAAGGAAACAAAGTGA
- the pstB gene encoding phosphate ABC transporter ATP-binding protein PstB → MVIIETNDLNLYYGENHALKNINIKINEKAITALIGPSGCGKSTFLRTLNRMNDLIENVKIEGKVYFEGKDVYKEIDVITLRKKIGMVFQKPNPFPMSIYDNVAYGPRIHGIKKKEVLDEIVESSLKKAYLWDEVKDRLKKSAFSLSGGQQQRLCIARVLAVEPEVILLDEPTSALDPISTLKIEELLEQLKKNYTIIIVTHNMQQAARISDFTGFFLNGELVEFDKTITIFNTPRDKRTEDYITGRFG, encoded by the coding sequence ATGGTAATAATAGAAACAAATGATTTAAATCTATATTATGGTGAAAACCACGCTCTCAAAAATATAAACATAAAAATAAACGAAAAAGCTATAACCGCCCTAATAGGACCGTCTGGGTGTGGAAAATCTACTTTCTTGAGAACTCTAAATAGAATGAATGATCTTATTGAAAATGTTAAGATAGAAGGAAAGGTATATTTTGAAGGTAAGGATGTTTACAAAGAAATAGATGTAATTACGCTTAGGAAAAAGATTGGAATGGTATTCCAAAAACCTAATCCTTTCCCAATGAGCATATATGACAATGTAGCATATGGACCAAGAATTCATGGTATTAAAAAGAAAGAAGTGCTTGATGAGATTGTAGAAAGCAGTCTTAAAAAAGCCTATCTGTGGGATGAAGTAAAGGATAGGCTGAAAAAAAGTGCATTTTCACTCTCTGGAGGTCAGCAGCAAAGACTCTGCATAGCAAGAGTTTTGGCGGTTGAACCTGAAGTAATTCTACTTGATGAGCCAACATCTGCCCTTGATCCTATTTCAACATTAAAAATAGAGGAGCTTTTAGAACAGCTCAAGAAAAACTACACAATAATAATAGTCACTCATAATATGCAACAGGCTGCTCGAATTTCTGATTTCACAGGATTTTTCTTAAATGGAGAACTTGTAGAGTTTGACAAAACAATCACTATATTTAATACTCCACGGGACAAAAGAACAGAGGACTATATTACCGGCAGGTTCGGATAA
- a CDS encoding ATP phosphoribosyltransferase regulatory subunit: MSKKFVDYYPPTSEMLEEIREKTLSLFKKFGYKIVEPSTFEDYEKSKSLNGNNTIKFMDSDGAVLALRNEFTPKVAEIAAKLQTNVYPLKYCYFGRAYQFIQQEAGDLREFFQAGIENFNISDSFYIDLEVLVLAVESLRELGVNGFTIDVGEVNFFKGIAKDCGIDEASSEVLCRLVDKKDYIGIENFLIRKGISQKVIDVFRSLTRLYGREDKIKEAKKFANNEISKLAIERLSEIYNNIVKLGYQRYITIDFGMVKHLNYYTGIIFSGYLPQLGYPVLNGGRYDNLCEVFGKKLNAIGFAIGADRILEWKLKNAQRRERQYDSLVLYKEGHFETALKLLLNTDNEKQKIYFYTVPAKIEEAFLISKAMKVEKFMYVDEEGVKTYVLEDLE; encoded by the coding sequence ATGAGCAAGAAATTTGTAGATTACTACCCCCCAACATCTGAGATGTTAGAAGAGATAAGAGAAAAGACCCTTTCTCTATTTAAAAAGTTTGGGTACAAAATAGTGGAACCATCGACTTTTGAGGATTATGAGAAGTCAAAAAGTTTAAATGGGAACAACACCATAAAATTTATGGACAGTGACGGAGCAGTACTTGCTTTAAGAAATGAATTTACTCCAAAGGTTGCAGAGATTGCTGCTAAGCTTCAAACAAATGTTTATCCGCTCAAATATTGTTACTTTGGTAGAGCATATCAATTCATTCAGCAAGAAGCTGGAGATTTAAGAGAGTTTTTTCAAGCAGGGATAGAAAATTTTAATATATCTGATAGTTTTTATATAGACTTAGAGGTATTAGTACTTGCGGTAGAAAGTCTACGTGAACTCGGTGTGAATGGTTTTACAATAGATGTGGGTGAAGTAAATTTTTTCAAAGGAATTGCTAAAGACTGTGGAATTGATGAGGCTTCATCAGAAGTGCTCTGTAGGCTTGTTGACAAGAAGGACTATATAGGGATTGAAAACTTTTTGATTCGAAAAGGTATTTCCCAAAAGGTGATAGATGTTTTTAGGAGCCTAACAAGACTTTATGGTAGAGAAGATAAGATAAAAGAGGCTAAAAAGTTTGCAAACAACGAGATATCTAAATTGGCGATAGAGAGACTGAGCGAGATATATAACAACATAGTGAAACTGGGTTATCAAAGGTATATTACTATTGACTTTGGAATGGTTAAACATCTGAACTATTATACTGGCATCATATTTTCTGGGTATCTACCACAGCTTGGTTATCCTGTCCTAAATGGTGGAAGGTATGATAATTTGTGTGAAGTATTTGGTAAAAAACTGAATGCCATTGGATTTGCAATTGGTGCAGATAGAATTTTAGAGTGGAAACTAAAAAATGCTCAAAGAAGGGAAAGACAATACGACAGCCTTGTTTTATATAAGGAAGGGCACTTTGAAACGGCATTAAAACTGCTTCTTAATACAGACAATGAAAAACAGAAGATTTACTTTTATACAGTGCCTGCAAAAATAGAAGAAGCCTTTCTTATTAGCAAAGCTATGAAAGTTGAAAAATTCATGTATGTAGATGAAGAAGGTGTAAAAACATATGTTTTGGAGGATTTAGAATGA
- a CDS encoding sensor histidine kinase: protein MRLKLFGYTILVVVVITFLQGVLSYEAYKNIYIDENKRWLVAKINEVEKYIWSFGIDKLKDIYNKGDFRVTIVGSSGVVLYDSEADIKKMENHLKRPEIANANRVFGKVEFSMRRSKTLGHYFLYAAKKVKIHNTIIFIRVSVLLNKVDSILKKVLFNTLKFAIICIFLGIALAIGISSVLYQPLKGLISLISEGLEKFSIHDVRSTKDFRWLSLSFSKMYQLLEEKISESNILRKRLTSLLDSIDIGIIFFDVNKRILMFNRGAENILETNLKIGFSLLECVRVYELFEFLFQQDTKEKELEISINNKLKFLKVSKKKISYEDGKEGILLILSDITFLKKLERVRSDFVANVSHELKTPLTSIKGFVETLKDGAIDDKDVALKFLNIIEVEVERLVRLINDLLYLSEIENAAMPILDEKVVVKEVVLESIELLKIKAEKKNIQFVDIKVPDGLEMNIYRDWLKQIFINLIDNAIVYNKENGKVWVTVEKSNGMVVIKVKDTGIGIPEKEIERIFERFYRVDKGRSRKLGGTGLGLSIVKHIVELYGGKIWVKSQEGYGSEFTVIIPINKKADLHQ, encoded by the coding sequence ATGAGGTTAAAGCTTTTTGGTTATACCATATTGGTTGTGGTGGTTATTACTTTTCTTCAAGGAGTTCTCTCGTATGAGGCTTATAAAAACATATATATAGATGAAAACAAAAGATGGCTTGTTGCCAAAATAAATGAAGTAGAAAAGTACATTTGGTCTTTTGGCATTGATAAGCTAAAAGACATCTACAACAAGGGGGATTTTAGGGTAACTATTGTGGGTAGCAGTGGGGTTGTTCTTTACGACTCTGAAGCAGATATAAAGAAAATGGAAAATCACTTAAAAAGACCAGAGATTGCAAATGCCAATAGAGTTTTTGGAAAAGTAGAGTTTTCGATGAGAAGGAGCAAAACACTGGGACATTACTTTTTGTATGCAGCTAAAAAGGTTAAAATTCACAATACAATAATATTTATAAGAGTTTCAGTCTTGCTGAACAAAGTTGACTCAATTTTAAAAAAAGTTTTGTTTAATACTCTGAAATTCGCAATTATATGTATTTTTCTGGGTATAGCATTAGCAATAGGGATATCATCGGTTTTATATCAACCATTAAAAGGGTTAATTTCTCTTATTTCAGAAGGCCTTGAAAAGTTCAGCATACACGATGTAAGAAGTACTAAAGATTTCAGATGGCTGAGTCTAAGCTTTTCAAAGATGTATCAGCTTTTAGAAGAAAAGATTAGCGAATCTAATATATTGAGAAAAAGGCTCACTTCGCTTTTAGACTCAATAGACATTGGTATAATATTCTTTGATGTGAATAAGAGAATACTCATGTTCAATAGAGGAGCGGAAAACATTCTTGAAACTAACCTCAAGATTGGATTTAGTTTGCTTGAATGCGTCCGAGTATATGAACTGTTTGAATTTCTTTTTCAGCAGGATACAAAAGAAAAGGAATTGGAGATTAGTATAAATAATAAACTAAAATTTTTAAAAGTGAGCAAAAAGAAGATTTCTTATGAAGATGGTAAAGAGGGAATACTCCTCATCCTAAGTGATATTACTTTTTTGAAAAAATTAGAAAGAGTTCGATCAGACTTTGTGGCAAATGTCTCGCATGAACTCAAAACACCACTTACTTCAATAAAGGGTTTTGTAGAAACGCTTAAAGATGGTGCAATTGATGATAAAGATGTTGCCCTTAAGTTTCTTAACATAATTGAGGTTGAGGTAGAAAGGCTTGTGAGACTCATCAATGACCTTCTCTATCTTTCGGAAATAGAGAATGCAGCAATGCCCATTTTAGATGAAAAAGTGGTGGTTAAAGAGGTTGTGCTTGAGAGCATTGAACTTTTAAAGATAAAAGCTGAGAAAAAAAATATTCAATTTGTTGATATTAAAGTTCCAGATGGTCTTGAGATGAACATATATCGGGATTGGCTAAAGCAGATTTTTATAAATCTTATAGACAATGCAATTGTTTATAACAAAGAAAACGGAAAAGTTTGGGTAACAGTAGAGAAATCAAATGGTATGGTAGTTATAAAAGTTAAAGATACAGGAATTGGAATTCCCGAAAAAGAGATTGAAAGAATATTTGAAAGATTTTACAGAGTGGATAAAGGAAGGTCAAGAAAACTTGGGGGTACAGGCTTAGGTCTTTCTATTGTAAAGCATATAGTAGAACTTTATGGAGGAAAGATTTGGGTTAAAAGTCAAGAAGGTTACGGCAGTGAATTTACAGTTATAATTCCAATTAACAAAAAGGCCGACCTACATCAGTAA
- the pgeF gene encoding peptidoglycan editing factor PgeF produces the protein MGFIKENIKGIEIFGISEFKDYGIEGFFTTRQCCGHDNFNLSYKWTERKEEVDKNFRILFEALQIDHRNIFYAKQVHKNDIIIVERGFDFFEYTPQIEADGLVTNVPGITLITMHADCFPVYIVDTKKRVISLVHSGWRGTLRHITENALQILKKKFLSAAEDLLVAIGPGICRKHFEVGKDIYEMFLREFGDEVCLESEKGLFVDLKKAIMIDLKKNGIGSSQIICCEMCTYENEELFFSYRRDHSKPERLGSMVAILRMVRK, from the coding sequence ATGGGATTTATAAAAGAGAATATTAAGGGAATAGAAATATTTGGAATAAGTGAATTTAAAGATTATGGTATAGAAGGATTTTTTACAACACGACAATGTTGTGGACATGATAATTTTAACCTGAGCTATAAATGGACAGAACGAAAAGAGGAAGTAGACAAAAACTTTCGCATTCTTTTTGAAGCTTTGCAAATAGACCATAGAAATATTTTCTATGCAAAACAGGTGCATAAAAATGATATAATAATTGTAGAAAGAGGATTTGATTTTTTTGAATATACTCCGCAAATAGAGGCAGACGGACTTGTAACGAATGTCCCCGGAATTACACTTATAACAATGCATGCCGATTGCTTTCCTGTTTATATTGTTGATACAAAAAAAAGAGTAATTTCTCTGGTTCATTCTGGTTGGAGAGGGACTTTGCGGCATATAACCGAAAATGCCCTACAGATTCTGAAGAAAAAATTTTTATCTGCAGCTGAAGATTTACTTGTTGCAATTGGTCCAGGGATATGTAGAAAACATTTTGAGGTGGGTAAGGATATTTACGAGATGTTTTTGAGAGAGTTTGGAGATGAAGTTTGTTTAGAATCTGAAAAGGGTCTTTTTGTCGATTTGAAAAAAGCAATAATGATTGACTTGAAGAAGAATGGTATCGGAAGTTCTCAGATAATATGCTGTGAAATGTGCACCTATGAAAATGAAGAACTGTTTTTTTCGTATAGAAGAGACCACAGCAAACCAGAAAGATTGGGAAGTATGGTGGCAATCTTGAGGATGGTGAGAAAGTAA
- a CDS encoding bifunctional folylpolyglutamate synthase/dihydrofolate synthase, which yields MLKMTMTYEQALDFIHSTYKFGTKLGLQNIRKLLEFMGNPQKGLKVIHIAGTNGKGSTCAFINQMLIEAGFRVGLYTSPFLEYFNERIKLNNQPIDNQELASITEFVKDKIEEMLKQGFSHPTEFEVVTAIGFEFFKRKNVDFVVLEVGLGGRFDATNVVENPELCIITSIGFDHMDILGSTIEKIAFEKAGIIKQNSKVILGVQRYKEVKEVISKVCKQQSAQLIEVEKDYHILKNALDGMVFDCVTPRGIYKNLEIKLLGTHQIENALNCIYAYECLRENYDIKTEALVRGLLNARWNGRFEVFMNSPLIVLDGAHNVDGMKVLVENCKTYLSNKKIVAVAGILKDKEYEKMISLLKSVAREVIFTLVPYQKRAFSEEEALDVSNRFGLEFIADFKDAIKYAISLCGEDGAVIICGSLYLVGAARGFLKNMLSVL from the coding sequence ATGTTAAAAATGACTATGACTTATGAGCAGGCTTTAGATTTTATTCATTCAACATATAAATTTGGTACAAAGCTTGGGCTTCAGAACATAAGAAAACTTCTTGAGTTTATGGGGAATCCCCAGAAAGGGTTAAAGGTTATTCACATTGCAGGCACAAATGGGAAAGGTTCCACATGTGCTTTTATAAATCAGATGTTAATTGAGGCAGGATTTAGGGTGGGGCTTTATACCTCACCCTTTCTTGAATATTTTAACGAGAGGATAAAACTTAATAATCAGCCAATAGATAATCAAGAGCTTGCCAGTATTACAGAGTTTGTAAAAGATAAAATTGAAGAGATGTTGAAACAAGGTTTTTCACATCCCACTGAGTTTGAGGTTGTAACTGCCATTGGTTTTGAATTTTTTAAAAGAAAAAATGTAGACTTTGTAGTACTTGAGGTTGGGCTTGGAGGAAGATTTGATGCAACCAATGTGGTAGAAAACCCTGAACTTTGCATAATTACATCCATTGGTTTTGACCATATGGACATTTTGGGTTCTACAATTGAAAAGATTGCTTTTGAGAAGGCAGGAATAATAAAGCAAAATAGCAAAGTAATACTGGGAGTTCAGCGATATAAAGAGGTAAAAGAGGTTATTTCAAAAGTGTGCAAGCAGCAGAGTGCTCAGCTAATTGAGGTAGAAAAAGATTATCATATATTGAAAAATGCTCTGGATGGAATGGTTTTTGATTGTGTAACTCCAAGAGGAATTTATAAAAACCTTGAGATTAAGCTACTTGGCACTCATCAGATAGAAAATGCTCTTAACTGTATCTATGCGTATGAATGTTTGCGAGAAAATTACGATATAAAAACTGAAGCGTTAGTAAGGGGACTTTTGAATGCTCGGTGGAACGGACGGTTTGAGGTTTTTATGAACTCACCTTTGATTGTATTAGATGGTGCGCACAATGTTGATGGGATGAAAGTGTTGGTAGAAAACTGCAAAACGTACTTAAGTAATAAAAAGATTGTGGCTGTAGCCGGAATTTTAAAGGACAAAGAGTATGAGAAGATGATTTCCTTACTTAAAAGCGTGGCGAGGGAAGTTATATTTACTCTTGTCCCTTATCAAAAACGGGCTTTCTCAGAAGAAGAAGCTCTTGATGTTTCAAATAGGTTTGGACTTGAATTTATAGCTGATTTTAAAGATGCAATTAAATATGCAATAAGTTTGTGTGGAGAAGATGGTGCAGTTATAATTTGTGGTTCTTTGTATCTTGTGGGGGCTGCAAGAGGTTTTCTAAAAAACATGTTAAGTGTGTTGTAA
- a CDS encoding response regulator transcription factor translates to MKSILIVDDEQHILELLKFNLRKEGYNTFEADSGVQALEILKNNKVDLVILDIMMSDKDGYEVLKEIRFNRDTKNLPVILLSAKSEEIDKILGLELGADDYITKPFSVKELVVRVKALLRRVESLKPEVEDKVKFGDVEVDFSKRTVKKNNQDVSLSFKEFELLKLLIENKGRVLDRDFILQRVWGYEFDGDTRTVDVHIRFLRRKLEDDEKNPRYIETVRGVGYRFNERSE, encoded by the coding sequence ATGAAAAGCATTTTAATAGTTGATGATGAGCAGCATATTCTTGAACTTCTCAAATTTAATCTTAGGAAAGAAGGATATAATACATTTGAAGCGGACAGTGGAGTACAGGCATTGGAGATTTTAAAGAATAACAAAGTTGATCTTGTCATACTTGATATTATGATGAGTGACAAGGATGGATATGAAGTTTTAAAAGAGATTCGATTCAATAGAGATACTAAAAATCTTCCGGTGATTTTGCTGTCTGCTAAATCTGAAGAGATTGATAAGATACTTGGGCTTGAGCTCGGAGCAGATGACTATATAACAAAGCCTTTTAGTGTAAAAGAGCTGGTTGTAAGAGTGAAGGCACTTTTAAGAAGAGTAGAGAGTTTAAAGCCTGAGGTTGAAGATAAGGTCAAGTTTGGAGATGTAGAAGTGGACTTTTCAAAAAGAACTGTCAAGAAAAATAACCAGGATGTATCTCTTTCGTTCAAAGAATTTGAGCTTCTGAAGCTTCTTATCGAAAACAAAGGCAGGGTGTTGGACAGAGACTTTATTTTGCAAAGGGTATGGGGATACGAGTTTGATGGAGATACACGAACGGTTGACGTACACATAAGGTTTTTGAGGAGAAAACTTGAAGATGATGAGAAAAATCCGCGTTACATAGAAACTGTCAGGGGTGTGGGATACAGGTTTAATGAAAGGTCTGAGTAA
- a CDS encoding DUF47 domain-containing protein: protein MWSIIPKENQFFVLLEDAVENAYQSAVMLNQLLNNLSNMQELISKLEKAENKGDDITHQVIELLNKTFITPLDREDLFAIIKEIDNIVDSLETVAHRFEIYNVNTVRPEAKILSEMIINCTKELKGVVENLKDLKNTRLIKEKIIEVNRIEDEGDIVYRNAIKKLFAENKDKPIEVIIWKEIFGFLEDTLDACEDVANVIEGVVTKNA from the coding sequence ATGTGGAGTATAATTCCAAAAGAAAATCAGTTTTTTGTTTTACTAGAAGATGCTGTTGAAAATGCTTATCAATCAGCGGTGATGCTAAATCAACTCCTCAATAACCTCTCAAATATGCAAGAGCTAATCTCAAAGCTTGAAAAAGCTGAAAACAAAGGGGATGATATTACCCACCAAGTGATTGAACTTCTCAACAAAACTTTTATCACACCTCTTGACAGAGAAGATTTGTTTGCAATAATCAAAGAGATTGACAACATTGTCGATTCACTCGAAACAGTTGCACACAGATTTGAAATCTATAATGTAAACACCGTCAGACCTGAAGCAAAAATATTATCGGAGATGATCATAAACTGCACAAAAGAGTTAAAAGGAGTTGTGGAAAACTTAAAAGATTTAAAAAATACTAGACTCATAAAGGAAAAAATAATAGAAGTCAATAGAATTGAAGATGAGGGCGACATTGTGTACAGAAACGCAATCAAAAAACTATTTGCCGAAAATAAAGACAAACCTATTGAAGTAATTATTTGGAAAGAAATTTTTGGTTTCCTGGAAGACACGCTTGATGCGTGTGAAGATGTAGCAAATGTGATAGAAGGAGTTGTGACAAAAAATGCATAA